A single window of Cytobacillus dafuensis DNA harbors:
- a CDS encoding endonuclease I family protein: MEDRQTQAILLDNFNELEQSYRKDVSKSLATVKENTERIQFDQQLYYNEKQDAKDIKHYYSSVANIGDSIHLFAHYHELVKRTHQQQIPYFISKDQFLYTWVDMQPDGSVKSIYSGEHKDPKTIIEEDFETIRKKYGEFLGLLKNKKYLLDELHKKMAHIESTFKFNTEHIVPQSWFGGKEPMKGDLHHLFVCQPECNTARSNFPYDDFDFYVPESSEEKIQNHCGVANEGKFEPENGKGVAARAMLYFLLRYPKAIRKPFSQQIDLGLLISWNHQFNVTIHEKHRNRAIYRIQGNRNPFIDFPELAEEMRFQI, encoded by the coding sequence ATGGAAGATCGTCAAACCCAAGCTATTTTACTAGATAACTTTAATGAATTAGAACAATCTTATAGAAAAGATGTAAGTAAATCTTTAGCTACTGTAAAAGAAAATACAGAAAGAATCCAATTCGATCAGCAGCTTTATTATAATGAGAAGCAAGATGCGAAAGATATAAAACACTACTATTCATCCGTCGCCAATATAGGGGATTCAATTCATCTCTTTGCTCATTATCATGAACTAGTCAAAAGAACTCATCAACAGCAAATCCCCTATTTTATTAGTAAGGATCAATTTCTATATACTTGGGTTGATATGCAGCCTGACGGTTCTGTTAAAAGCATATATTCCGGTGAGCATAAGGATCCAAAAACGATTATTGAAGAGGACTTCGAAACGATTCGGAAAAAATATGGCGAATTTCTAGGACTCCTTAAAAATAAGAAGTATTTACTAGATGAACTGCATAAAAAAATGGCCCATATTGAATCTACCTTTAAATTTAATACAGAGCATATCGTCCCTCAATCTTGGTTTGGCGGAAAAGAACCAATGAAAGGAGATCTGCACCATCTATTTGTGTGCCAGCCCGAATGTAATACAGCCCGTTCAAATTTCCCATACGATGATTTTGATTTTTATGTCCCAGAATCCTCTGAAGAAAAAATTCAAAATCACTGCGGAGTGGCGAACGAAGGAAAATTTGAGCCAGAAAATGGGAAGGGTGTTGCTGCAAGGGCCATGCTATATTTCTTGCTTCGCTATCCAAAGGCGATTCGGAAACCTTTTTCACAACAAATCGATTTAGGTCTCCTTATTAGCTGGAACCATCAATTTAACGTCACCATCCACGAGAAACATCGAAATCGAGCCATTTACCGCATTCAAGGCAACCGAAATCCGTTTATTGATTTCCCGGAGCTTGCTGAGGAAATGAGGTTTCAAATTTAA
- a CDS encoding HIT family protein, with amino-acid sequence MSNCFICKKHAGELQTSGVRIYEDEYVFVGHIDSDGKPNYLGHIMIDLKRHVPTLAELNPEEAKAFGMIMARVSKALKETEEAEHIYSLVSGNSVPHLHMHLVARYPHTPEQYWGPFAVYDSPNARMGDNTEVINVCNRIKNFLEMNPYG; translated from the coding sequence TTGAGTAACTGTTTTATTTGTAAAAAGCATGCAGGAGAGCTTCAAACATCAGGAGTGCGAATCTATGAAGATGAGTATGTTTTCGTAGGGCATATTGATAGTGACGGAAAGCCAAATTATTTAGGACATATTATGATTGATTTGAAGAGGCATGTCCCAACTCTAGCTGAATTGAATCCTGAAGAGGCCAAAGCATTCGGAATGATCATGGCAAGAGTGAGTAAAGCATTAAAAGAAACGGAAGAAGCCGAACATATTTACTCTCTTGTATCAGGTAATTCCGTTCCTCATCTCCATATGCATCTAGTTGCTCGTTATCCTCATACCCCTGAACAATATTGGGGGCCGTTTGCCGTATATGACTCTCCCAATGCCCGAATGGGTGATAATACCGAAGTAATAAATGTATGCAATCGGATAAAAAATTTTCTTGAAATGAATCCATATGGGTAG
- the hutU gene encoding urocanate hydratase, with product MKTISNKKVVRYRGTELNTKGWLQEAALRMLMNNLDVEVAECPEDLVVYGGIGKAARNWECFDAIVKSLKELEDDETLLIQSGKPVAIFKSHADAPRVLLANSNIVPAYANWDTFHELDKKGLMMYGQMTAGSWIYIGSQGIVQGTYETFAELAKQHFNNTLKHTITVTAGLGGMGGAQPLAVTMNEGVCIGIDVDETRIDRRIETRYTDVKTNSLDEALQWAKEAKQSGKALSIGLIGNASDILPEMIAKGFIPDVLTDQTSAHDPLNGYVPSGMSMEAAAELRQANPVEYVKLSKASMAKHVQAMLEMMEKGAITFDYGNNIRQVAKDEGVENAFDFPGFVPAYIRPQFCEGKGPFRWVALSGDPEDIYKTDEVILREFSYNTHLCNWIRMAQEKIQFQGLPSRICWLGYGERARFGKIINDMVASGELKAPIVIGRDHLDSGSVASPNRETEGMKDGSDVVSDWPILNAMINAVGGATWVSVHHGGGVGMGYSLHAGMVIVADGTKEAEARLERVLTTDPGMGVVRHVDAGYELAEKTAREKGVNIPMLKKGNE from the coding sequence ATGAAAACGATTTCAAATAAAAAGGTTGTACGTTACCGCGGAACAGAACTGAATACAAAGGGCTGGCTTCAAGAGGCGGCACTTCGTATGCTGATGAATAATCTAGACGTAGAAGTTGCAGAGTGCCCGGAGGATCTTGTTGTATACGGTGGAATCGGAAAAGCTGCCCGTAATTGGGAATGCTTTGACGCGATTGTCAAATCATTGAAGGAACTTGAGGACGACGAAACATTACTTATCCAATCAGGAAAGCCAGTGGCTATTTTTAAATCTCATGCTGATGCACCGCGTGTTCTTCTTGCAAACTCTAACATTGTGCCTGCTTATGCAAATTGGGATACGTTCCATGAGCTTGATAAAAAGGGCTTAATGATGTATGGACAAATGACAGCAGGAAGCTGGATTTATATCGGTTCTCAAGGGATTGTCCAAGGAACATATGAAACATTTGCTGAGCTTGCGAAGCAGCATTTTAATAATACTCTTAAGCACACCATTACTGTAACAGCTGGACTTGGTGGAATGGGTGGTGCTCAGCCGCTTGCTGTCACGATGAACGAAGGAGTTTGTATCGGTATTGATGTGGACGAAACACGGATAGACCGTCGTATTGAAACTCGTTATACAGATGTAAAAACGAACTCACTTGATGAAGCACTACAATGGGCTAAAGAAGCGAAGCAATCTGGAAAAGCTTTATCGATTGGTTTAATTGGTAACGCCTCTGATATTCTTCCTGAAATGATTGCGAAAGGCTTTATTCCAGATGTACTAACTGACCAGACTTCAGCACATGACCCGCTGAATGGATATGTTCCTTCTGGCATGTCAATGGAAGCTGCGGCAGAATTGAGACAAGCAAATCCAGTGGAATATGTAAAGCTTTCTAAAGCTTCAATGGCAAAACACGTCCAAGCAATGCTAGAAATGATGGAAAAGGGTGCTATCACATTTGATTACGGTAACAACATCCGTCAGGTAGCAAAGGATGAAGGAGTAGAAAATGCATTTGATTTCCCAGGATTTGTTCCAGCTTATATCCGTCCGCAATTCTGTGAAGGAAAAGGTCCTTTCCGCTGGGTAGCACTATCAGGAGATCCAGAGGATATTTATAAAACAGATGAAGTGATTTTACGTGAATTTAGCTATAACACTCATTTATGCAATTGGATCCGCATGGCACAAGAGAAAATCCAGTTCCAAGGTCTGCCTTCTCGTATTTGCTGGTTAGGGTATGGAGAGCGTGCTCGCTTTGGAAAAATCATCAATGATATGGTTGCAAGCGGTGAATTAAAAGCGCCGATTGTTATTGGCCGTGACCATCTTGATTCTGGCTCTGTTGCTTCTCCAAACCGTGAAACAGAAGGAATGAAGGATGGATCTGATGTTGTATCTGATTGGCCAATTTTGAATGCGATGATTAATGCCGTTGGCGGAGCAACATGGGTATCTGTTCACCATGGCGGAGGAGTTGGCATGGGCTATTCCTTACATGCAGGTATGGTTATCGTTGCAGATGGAACGAAGGAAGCGGAAGCACGTCTTGAACGTGTATTAACAACGGACCCAGGAATGGGCGTTGTACGCCATGTTGATGCAGGCTACGAATTAGCAGAAAAAACAGCACGTGAAAAAGGCGTCAATATTCCGATGCTAAAAAAAGGGAATGAATAA
- a CDS encoding agmatinase family protein, whose protein sequence is MKQNWLQKPEWSWNRSEGEPTYVHNWVRPLKEIEGIPDLILYGAPISRSSISVSGASLYPSEFRRMWKGFATYNLDEDVDLSPHRIADAGDVAMHTTDIMLSHQRIQEATASLVTEYAQTVTCMIGGDHSTTACSVRGIKDAFPNETIGILQLDTHLDVRDPAELGPANGTPIRQLIDGGIVKGEHVINIGLHGYFNAKPLIDYAKEHQIQMVTLKQARKHGVVETIQQALKNLSTKVDRVYVTVDMDVLDISMAPGVPASTPGGMTATELFDALLEIGKHKGVKHIDFVCLDPSKDSSVAETVKTGVYAWLQFVTGRVCQKTT, encoded by the coding sequence ATGAAACAAAATTGGCTTCAAAAACCGGAATGGTCTTGGAATCGATCAGAGGGGGAACCAACCTATGTTCATAATTGGGTTCGCCCCCTTAAAGAAATAGAGGGCATACCTGATCTAATTCTTTACGGAGCGCCGATTTCACGGTCTTCTATAAGTGTCTCGGGTGCATCCTTATATCCATCTGAATTTCGGCGGATGTGGAAAGGTTTTGCCACCTACAATTTAGATGAAGATGTGGACTTGTCTCCTCATCGAATTGCGGATGCAGGGGATGTCGCTATGCATACAACGGATATAATGTTGTCTCATCAGCGTATCCAAGAAGCAACAGCTTCTTTAGTGACGGAATATGCACAGACTGTGACTTGTATGATCGGGGGGGATCATTCAACAACAGCGTGTTCTGTCCGCGGAATTAAGGATGCTTTTCCGAACGAAACGATAGGGATCCTGCAGTTAGATACTCATTTAGATGTAAGGGATCCTGCTGAGTTAGGGCCGGCGAATGGGACGCCAATCCGACAATTGATAGATGGTGGCATTGTAAAAGGGGAACATGTCATTAATATCGGGCTCCACGGCTATTTCAATGCAAAGCCTCTAATTGATTATGCAAAAGAGCATCAAATTCAGATGGTGACATTGAAGCAAGCACGCAAGCATGGAGTGGTTGAAACGATTCAACAAGCGCTAAAAAATCTATCAACAAAAGTTGATCGTGTTTACGTAACTGTTGATATGGATGTACTTGATATTTCAATGGCTCCAGGTGTTCCTGCATCCACTCCAGGTGGCATGACAGCAACAGAATTATTCGATGCATTACTTGAAATCGGCAAGCACAAAGGGGTTAAACATATCGATTTCGTCTGTTTGGATCCAAGCAAGGATTCAAGCGTCGCAGAAACTGTTAAAACTGGTGTCTATGCATGGCTGCAATTTGTCACCGGTCGAGTTTGCCAAAAAACAACATAA
- the hutI gene encoding imidazolonepropionase: MTKPVWIKHITQLATLASEMKGPRAKEAMSELGLIEDGSLWLEDGIIQAVGTSTELENLYEARAHEAEIIDATGHLVTPGLVDPHTHVVYGGSREREFEMRLEGATYMEIMNAGGGIHATTRMTREATEEELIEQTTKRLNSFLQHGVTTVEGKSGYGMNLETELKQLRVMKKLQDAHAIDLVPTFMGAHAVPPDFKGREDEFVDYLIDYMLPIVAEENLAEFNDVFCEKGVYTPEQSERILEAGKKLGLTPKIHADEIEPYGGAELAAKVGAISAEHLLKASDEGIQAMATSGTIACLLPATALYLREQAAAGRKMIDSGVAVAISTDCNPGSSPTTSMPLVMNLACISMRLTPAESLTAATYNAACAINRQDQVGSLEVGKKADVVLWNVKSYQELQYLFGVNHVKSVWKKGVQVV, translated from the coding sequence ATGACAAAACCAGTTTGGATTAAACATATTACACAGCTAGCCACACTTGCTTCGGAGATGAAAGGTCCTCGAGCAAAAGAAGCAATGTCTGAACTAGGACTAATCGAAGATGGGAGCTTATGGCTTGAGGATGGCATCATTCAGGCAGTGGGCACATCAACAGAGCTAGAGAATCTTTATGAAGCAAGAGCTCATGAAGCCGAAATCATTGATGCAACTGGACATTTAGTAACGCCAGGACTAGTAGATCCTCATACACATGTTGTCTACGGTGGAAGCCGTGAACGCGAATTTGAAATGCGACTTGAGGGTGCAACTTATATGGAAATTATGAATGCGGGCGGCGGGATTCATGCCACCACTCGCATGACCCGTGAAGCAACAGAGGAAGAGCTGATCGAGCAAACGACAAAAAGGCTGAATTCTTTCCTTCAACATGGTGTGACAACCGTAGAAGGAAAAAGCGGTTACGGCATGAATCTTGAAACCGAGCTAAAGCAGCTCCGGGTCATGAAGAAGCTGCAGGATGCACATGCTATCGATTTAGTTCCAACCTTCATGGGTGCTCACGCTGTTCCACCTGATTTCAAAGGAAGAGAAGATGAATTTGTAGATTATTTAATTGATTATATGCTGCCAATCGTGGCTGAGGAAAACTTGGCCGAGTTTAATGATGTTTTCTGTGAAAAGGGTGTGTATACACCAGAGCAATCTGAGCGGATTTTAGAAGCGGGAAAAAAACTTGGACTGACTCCGAAAATACATGCAGATGAAATTGAACCATATGGTGGTGCAGAATTAGCGGCAAAAGTAGGTGCGATTTCAGCTGAGCATTTATTAAAGGCTTCAGATGAGGGAATTCAGGCAATGGCAACATCCGGAACAATTGCTTGTTTACTTCCGGCAACTGCCCTTTATTTACGAGAACAGGCTGCTGCTGGAAGGAAAATGATTGATAGTGGAGTCGCTGTAGCGATTTCAACAGATTGTAATCCGGGGTCGTCACCAACAACTTCTATGCCGCTTGTTATGAATCTAGCCTGTATATCTATGAGACTCACACCTGCTGAAAGCTTAACGGCTGCAACCTACAATGCGGCTTGTGCGATTAATCGCCAAGACCAAGTCGGGTCACTAGAAGTAGGCAAGAAAGCAGACGTAGTCCTCTGGAATGTGAAAAGCTATCAGGAATTACAATATTTATTTGGCGTTAACCACGTTAAATCAGTATGGAAAAAAGGTGTTCAGGTGGTGTAA
- a CDS encoding SLC13 family permease, with the protein MMNDMILTFIILIVTTIAFVFGRWRSDFVAVAALIALSITGIVTPQEALAGFSNSVVIMIAGLFIVGAGIFNTGLANQIGKQLIKLGGKSEIRMLVIVMLTVGCFSAFMSNTGTVAILLPVVMSMALQMKVSPAKFLIPLAYASSLGGVITLIGTPPNLVVNAILKEQDLERFHFFGFTPIGIVALITGILFMVFFGRKLLPSGADFSSEESTNLSSRELAGFYKIYDHLFLLKVLEGSSISGKSLTQINLPEKYGVTVITIKRKGNERFPFQSKVPHLLTPKEQIKEEDLILAFGEKEAIEKISQDYQLQKLEWKNKEDIHANFFSRVFGLTEILITPQSSFVGKTLKDVHFRSKYHCNTLAINRRGRYIQENVANTKFRVGDAIIVHGKWEDIELIDQDQSNIVVVGKVVDEAGTAFAAGKASIAGLIMLFMLVLMTTEWISPAIAVMIAAFLMIVTGCVRSMNDAYQKINWESVVLIAAMLPLATALEKTGGVTFISKIIIDALGDYGPYAILTGFYFLTMTLSQFISNTATAVVFAPVALAAAQALDISPYPLLMGVAVAASMAFSTPVASPTNAMVMSAGGYQFKDYVKVGLPLQLILAVVMIIFIPFVYPF; encoded by the coding sequence ATGATGAATGATATGATACTTACCTTTATTATTTTAATCGTCACAACGATCGCCTTTGTCTTTGGAAGATGGCGGTCCGATTTTGTTGCGGTTGCAGCATTAATTGCTTTATCTATAACAGGAATTGTCACTCCGCAGGAAGCATTAGCAGGTTTTTCGAACTCTGTCGTCATTATGATTGCAGGGCTATTTATTGTGGGGGCGGGCATTTTTAATACTGGCTTAGCGAATCAAATTGGAAAGCAACTCATCAAGCTAGGTGGAAAAAGTGAAATAAGGATGTTAGTCATCGTCATGCTAACGGTGGGCTGTTTTAGTGCTTTCATGAGTAATACTGGCACTGTCGCCATTTTGCTGCCGGTCGTAATGAGTATGGCATTGCAAATGAAGGTAAGCCCAGCGAAGTTTCTTATTCCGCTTGCCTATGCGAGTAGTTTAGGCGGGGTTATCACATTGATTGGAACACCTCCAAACTTAGTTGTGAATGCAATCTTAAAAGAACAAGATTTGGAGCGGTTTCATTTCTTCGGATTTACACCTATCGGAATCGTTGCTCTTATTACAGGAATTTTATTCATGGTGTTTTTCGGAAGAAAGCTTTTGCCGAGCGGTGCCGATTTTTCAAGTGAGGAATCAACAAATCTCTCATCTCGGGAATTAGCTGGTTTTTATAAAATATACGATCATCTTTTTCTATTAAAAGTTCTAGAGGGCTCCAGTATAAGCGGCAAGAGCTTAACACAGATTAATTTACCGGAAAAATACGGCGTTACTGTCATTACAATAAAGCGTAAAGGAAATGAAAGATTCCCATTTCAGTCGAAAGTTCCTCATTTGCTAACTCCGAAGGAACAGATAAAGGAAGAGGATTTAATTCTAGCTTTCGGGGAGAAGGAAGCGATTGAAAAAATAAGTCAGGACTATCAATTGCAGAAGCTAGAATGGAAGAATAAAGAGGATATTCACGCCAATTTCTTTTCAAGAGTATTCGGGCTAACGGAAATATTAATTACGCCGCAATCATCTTTTGTGGGAAAGACGTTAAAGGATGTTCATTTTCGTTCGAAGTATCACTGTAATACGCTCGCGATTAATCGCAGAGGGAGGTATATTCAGGAGAATGTCGCGAATACGAAGTTTCGGGTAGGGGACGCGATTATCGTTCACGGAAAATGGGAGGATATTGAATTAATTGACCAAGATCAGAGTAATATTGTTGTAGTTGGAAAAGTGGTAGATGAAGCGGGAACAGCATTTGCAGCGGGAAAGGCTTCTATTGCAGGCTTAATCATGTTATTCATGCTTGTTCTTATGACCACAGAGTGGATTTCACCAGCTATTGCTGTTATGATTGCAGCTTTTCTGATGATCGTTACGGGCTGTGTTCGCTCTATGAATGATGCATATCAAAAAATAAACTGGGAATCGGTCGTTTTAATTGCAGCCATGCTTCCATTAGCCACGGCCTTAGAAAAAACAGGTGGTGTTACTTTTATTAGTAAGATCATTATTGATGCTCTCGGTGACTATGGCCCATACGCCATTTTAACGGGCTTTTATTTCTTAACGATGACACTGAGCCAATTCATTAGTAATACGGCAACTGCTGTTGTATTTGCCCCTGTCGCCCTTGCAGCTGCACAAGCATTAGACATTAGCCCATATCCGCTGCTAATGGGAGTTGCTGTTGCTGCAAGCATGGCTTTTTCAACACCGGTCGCATCGCCGACCAATGCAATGGTTATGTCTGCAGGGGGCTATCAATTTAAAGACTATGTCAAAGTCGGGCTACCGTTACAGCTGATATTAGCCGTTGTCATGATTATCTTTATTCCGTTTGTATATCCATTTTAA
- a CDS encoding histidine phosphatase family protein, protein MRTHLFLVRHAHSIYTPDEFSRPLSEQGFADAERITQILQNENIDLVISSPYKRAIQTVEGIAKMIKKEIFFEDGFKERILSEKPVEDFHAAIAKVWEDAHFSWDGGESNILAQERGIEATNRILKKYEGENIVVGTHGNIMVLIMNHFDKKYDYQFWQELDMPDIYKLTFEKNELKEVMRIWDKDK, encoded by the coding sequence TTGCGGACTCATTTATTTCTTGTACGACATGCCCATTCCATCTATACACCTGATGAATTTAGTAGGCCATTATCTGAGCAAGGCTTTGCTGATGCGGAAAGAATTACTCAAATACTTCAAAATGAAAACATAGATCTTGTCATTTCAAGCCCGTATAAGAGGGCCATTCAAACGGTCGAGGGCATTGCTAAAATGATAAAAAAAGAGATTTTCTTCGAGGACGGCTTTAAGGAACGGATATTGTCTGAGAAGCCTGTTGAGGACTTTCATGCAGCAATTGCAAAGGTATGGGAGGATGCTCATTTTTCTTGGGATGGAGGAGAGTCAAATATCCTTGCTCAAGAAAGAGGGATTGAGGCAACCAATCGAATTCTAAAGAAGTATGAAGGGGAAAATATTGTTGTAGGGACTCACGGAAATATTATGGTATTGATTATGAATCACTTTGATAAAAAATATGATTATCAATTCTGGCAAGAACTTGATATGCCCGATATATATAAACTAACTTTTGAAAAAAATGAGCTTAAGGAAGTTATGCGAATTTGGGACAAGGATAAATAG
- a CDS encoding response regulator transcription factor, which yields MDIHVLAKDALEAQGIRWIIESHLTGVTLTLWDSMDELSNIVPNQRPNLIILDMDKWGHASEEFCEILQRRRIRWLGISSERIFQTAYRALQFRAEDVLFRPFSADELIKHIRQLRFQIRNEQPSFLQNTEDAADEYPIDYPDLFLIDQDYTMPITMVAFLTPKMETLRLVYDALHRYPLPSKHRLFALSDFILCVQETQNIEILREVYHSFLLRWKERMDEPLAVVINIEPSGNSLKEKYQETRQLTKRIFFEGYDIILAENEQMTSQEMDPFLTPLEQRQWIEMLEKQDIKAIKEWVERQFLTYEPPFPDPEMVRIRLTSVLAQIRRHMKSYNLQGALMEAAYHEVFHQIIHKPVIHQIVQELLAFTIRLLHQVEEQLQEGPRTIVEKARELIESNYWDAGWNLAACADALRINKSTLSRRFSVESGQSFRDVLHQVRIREAKRLLQETDLMLEEVARLTGYSHQTYFNAKFKQLEGCTPSVYRSGYNNK from the coding sequence TTGGATATTCATGTACTTGCGAAGGATGCTTTAGAGGCCCAGGGGATTCGCTGGATCATTGAATCACATTTAACAGGTGTTACGCTGACTTTATGGGATTCAATGGATGAGCTTTCAAATATTGTGCCAAATCAAAGGCCGAATCTTATCATATTAGATATGGATAAATGGGGGCATGCCAGCGAGGAGTTTTGTGAAATTCTGCAGAGGCGGAGAATTCGCTGGTTGGGGATTTCTTCTGAACGAATTTTCCAAACTGCGTATCGTGCGCTTCAATTTCGGGCGGAAGATGTGCTGTTTCGGCCATTTTCAGCTGATGAACTAATCAAACATATTCGACAGCTTCGCTTCCAAATACGAAATGAACAGCCCTCTTTTTTGCAAAATACCGAAGATGCTGCAGATGAATATCCAATTGATTACCCAGACCTTTTCTTGATCGATCAAGATTACACGATGCCAATTACAATGGTTGCTTTCTTAACACCGAAAATGGAAACGCTTAGGCTTGTATACGATGCCCTGCATCGATACCCGCTTCCTAGCAAGCATCGATTATTTGCTTTATCTGATTTTATTTTATGTGTGCAGGAAACTCAGAATATTGAAATCTTACGTGAGGTCTATCATTCATTTTTATTACGTTGGAAAGAGAGAATGGACGAGCCGTTGGCCGTTGTTATCAATATCGAGCCCTCCGGAAATTCTTTGAAGGAGAAATACCAGGAAACGCGGCAATTGACGAAGAGGATTTTTTTTGAAGGATACGATATTATTTTAGCGGAAAATGAGCAAATGACGTCACAGGAAATGGATCCGTTTCTAACACCTCTTGAGCAGCGGCAGTGGATTGAAATGCTTGAAAAACAAGATATTAAGGCGATTAAGGAGTGGGTTGAACGGCAATTTTTAACCTATGAACCGCCGTTTCCTGATCCTGAGATGGTCCGCATCCGCCTAACAAGTGTACTTGCACAAATTCGTAGGCATATGAAGTCATACAATCTCCAAGGTGCTTTAATGGAAGCAGCCTATCATGAGGTCTTTCATCAAATTATTCATAAGCCCGTTATACATCAAATTGTACAAGAGCTTCTTGCATTTACAATCCGCTTGCTTCATCAGGTTGAAGAACAGCTGCAGGAAGGTCCGCGTACAATTGTAGAAAAGGCGAGGGAATTAATAGAATCAAATTACTGGGATGCGGGATGGAATTTAGCTGCTTGTGCCGATGCTCTTCGGATAAATAAAAGTACGCTTAGCCGCCGCTTTTCAGTGGAATCTGGCCAATCTTTTCGTGACGTGCTCCATCAAGTACGGATAAGAGAAGCAAAACGCCTGCTTCAAGAAACTGATTTAATGTTGGAAGAAGTCGCTAGATTAACAGGCTATTCGCATCAGACTTACTTTAACGCTAAGTTTAAACAGCTTGAAGGGTGTACGCCGTCTGTTTATCGATCTGGTTACAACAATAAATAA
- a CDS encoding protein phosphatase 2C domain-containing protein: MGSVHGLSWVGSQEHFVDEINTKRIHHIVLGRFGGNSSAGQYKNEDGCIVWVDEKMDWEFVILLDAHQSAESAELVISSFIEKKDVIQSILSLSISEAFNRLNEMIVSTFQSRHFKEACQKIQGETACLFVVRKGKFLSWLSIGDCILYLHHPELSALNEYQQNQRSFYEWVGRVNTFDLEAPCYSVGRKELRKGKNHLFVTTDGLIECPNTNFQNPKEIFKPFENNSNEDSVKLLLREIKEKNVRDSSTILSWFVDIDLDASRPSDDIIR, from the coding sequence ATGGGTAGCGTACACGGATTAAGTTGGGTTGGAAGCCAGGAGCATTTTGTGGACGAAATCAATACCAAACGGATTCATCATATTGTTTTGGGGCGATTTGGAGGGAACTCTTCAGCTGGTCAATATAAGAATGAAGATGGGTGTATTGTTTGGGTAGATGAAAAAATGGATTGGGAATTTGTTATCCTTTTGGATGCACATCAGTCGGCTGAAAGCGCGGAGTTAGTTATTTCAAGTTTTATAGAAAAGAAAGATGTCATTCAAAGCATTTTATCTTTATCTATTTCCGAAGCCTTCAACCGTTTAAATGAAATGATCGTCTCTACTTTTCAAAGCCGGCATTTTAAAGAAGCTTGTCAAAAAATTCAAGGAGAAACGGCATGCTTATTTGTTGTGAGGAAAGGAAAGTTTCTTTCGTGGTTATCAATCGGAGACTGTATCCTCTATCTTCATCACCCGGAGCTCTCAGCCTTAAATGAATACCAGCAAAACCAAAGAAGCTTTTATGAATGGGTTGGACGAGTGAATACCTTTGATTTAGAGGCTCCGTGTTACAGTGTAGGCAGAAAGGAGCTGCGAAAAGGAAAAAATCATTTGTTTGTAACAACGGATGGTCTGATTGAATGTCCGAACACCAACTTTCAAAACCCTAAAGAAATATTTAAGCCGTTTGAAAATAATTCAAATGAGGATAGCGTAAAGCTTTTGCTTCGAGAGATTAAGGAAAAGAATGTCCGTGATAGTTCGACCATTTTATCTTGGTTTGTTGATATTGATTTGGATGCTAGTCGGCCGAGCGATGATATAATAAGGTAA
- a CDS encoding DUF4181 domain-containing protein — translation MFYILDKLLRKWLRIEKQEISSPVGKHILKWGTRIFIALSFLFIIIFNENIILFKVSIILCLVMQSSFQAFIEWKYLTNSREYIHTIIISVLGLIYAILIFSLIN, via the coding sequence ATGTTTTATATCCTTGATAAATTACTGCGAAAATGGCTTCGAATAGAAAAGCAGGAAATATCATCACCTGTGGGAAAACACATTCTTAAATGGGGAACACGTATTTTTATAGCGCTCTCTTTCTTATTTATAATCATCTTTAATGAGAATATTATTCTATTTAAAGTATCTATAATTCTTTGTTTGGTCATGCAATCTAGCTTCCAAGCATTCATAGAATGGAAGTATCTGACGAATTCAAGAGAATATATCCATACAATTATTATTTCAGTATTAGGTTTAATTTATGCGATATTGATTTTTTCTTTGATTAATTAG